Proteins found in one Mytilus edulis chromosome 2, xbMytEdul2.2, whole genome shotgun sequence genomic segment:
- the LOC139513628 gene encoding low-density lipoprotein receptor 1-like — translation MIAAVIVVIISFVGASKHCQSGYTKCRDGIQCFPLYSLCDGQHVHCSDGSDEEPEFCREQSCDDGYTKCKDGVHCFETSGLCDSSDWSTIYHCTDLSDEDPEFCKVKECQTGYGKCRDGIHCFPLTSLCDRRVTHCSDGSDEDEEFCREQSCGDGYTKCKDGVHCFETSGLCDSTDWSTIYHCTDLSDEDPEFCKGETCQTGYAKCRDGIHCFPLTSLCDGRVTHCSDGSDEDEEFCREQSCADGYTKCRDYIHCFPLTGLCDDNGEYKTYHCKDLSDEDPEFCKRKPCAEDYTKCRDGVHCLPLSGLCDGSVNNCLDLSDEDPNFCSEY, via the exons ATGATAGCAGCTGTTATTGTGGTAATTATTTCTTTTGTTGGAGCAA GTAAACATTGTCAAAGCGGTTACACAAAATGTAGAGACGGGATCCAATGTTTTCCTTTATACTCTCTCTGTGACGGACAACACGTGCATTGTTCGGATGGTAGTGACGAAGAACCAGAATTCTGTAGAG aACAATCATGTGATGATGGATACACTAAATGTAAAGATGGCGTTCACTGTTTTGAAACATCCGGTTTGTGTGACTCTAGCGATTGGTCGACGATTTATCATTGCACTGATTTGAGTGACGAGGATCCAGAGTTCTGTAAAG TTAAAGAGTGTCAAACTGGCTACGGCAAGTGTAGGGATGGCATCCATTGTTTTCCTCTGACCTCTCTGTGTGATCGGCGTGTCACTCATTGTTCCGATGGCAGCGACGAAGATGAAGAATTTTGCAGAG AGCAATCCTGTGGTGATGGATACACTAAATGTAAAGATGGCGTTCACTGTTTTGAAACATCCGGTTTGTGTGACTCTACTGATTGGTCGACGATTTATCATTGCACTGATCTGAGTGACGAGGATCCAGAGTTCTGTAAAG gTGAAACGTGTCAAACTGGCTACGCCAAATGTAGGGATGGCATCCATTGTTTCCCGCTGACCTCTCTCTGTGATGGGCGTGTCACTCATTGTTCAGATGGCAGCGACGAAGATGAAGAATTTTGTAGAG AACAATCTTGCGCTGACGGTTATACTAAATGCAGAGACTATATTCATTGTTTTCCATTAACCGGTTTGTGTGACGATAATGGAGAATATAAAACTTATCATTGTAAAGATTTGAGTGATGAAGATCCAGAATTCTGTAAAC GTAAACCATGTGCTGAAGATTATACCAAATGTAGAGATGGAGTTCATTGCCTCCCACTCTCTGGACTATGCGATGGTTCCGTAAATAACTGTCTGGACCTCAGCGACGAAGATCCGAACTTTTGTTCAGAATATTGA
- the LOC139511119 gene encoding prostaglandin F2-alpha receptor-like, with the protein MQTFCPIFSGLISVFMALDRAMAFSVPFFYRSKITKKVWSIVCFLGFICIACICILPHLGLGSMWNAVKKGDSVRYKCSAFQFLKESKQRTFLILFSSTGIVLISLITICNFIVVVTVMKLRHRNAEAKKKSGSNMSTKAVELRFAVIVIILACVFITCWAPYNVWVMYTLLGVHMSPTTKGKIHMLAGFNFSIDPFVYLIIRKSNRQVIRRLFQCCRCCRKKKMLDFTTVNSTKQVDDFASEGTLTTNM; encoded by the exons ATGCAGACATTTTGTCCGATTTTTTCTGGACTTATCAGTGTTTTTATGGCACTAGATAGGGCTATGGCATTTAGCGTCCCGTTTTTTTACCGTTCGAAAATTACGAAAAAGGTTTGGTCTATTGTTTGCTTTTTAGGATTTATATGTATTGCATGTATTTGCATTTTGCCACATCTTGGACTTGGGAGCATGTGGAATGCTGTTAAAAAAGGAGACTCTGTCAGATACAAATGCTCGGCATTTCAATTCCTAAAAGAATCTAAGCAAAGAACATTCTTGATATTATTTTCATCAACTGGCATAGTTCTGATAAGCCTAATCACAATTTGTAATTTCATTGTTGTGGTAACCGTGATGAAACTTAGACATAGAAATGCAGAAGCAAAGAAGAAAAGCGGAAGTAATATGTCCACAAAAGCTGTAGAATTACGATTTGCTGTCATCGTTATCATTCTGGCTTGTGTGTTTATTACCTGTTGGGCACCATATAAC GTTTGGGTTATGTATACTTTGCTAGGTGTGCATATGTCGCCAACAACCAAGGGAAAAATACATATGTTAGCTGGCTTCAATTTTTCTATTGACCCTTTTGTGTACTTGATTATTCGGAAGTCTAACAGACAAGTAATAAGACGTTTATTCCAATGCTGCAGATGTTGCCGAAAGAAGAAAATGCTAGACTTCACGACTGTTAATTCAACTAAACAGGTCGACGATTTCGCTTCTGAAGGGACTTTGACAACGAACATGTAA